The following proteins are co-located in the Haliotis asinina isolate JCU_RB_2024 chromosome 13, JCU_Hal_asi_v2, whole genome shotgun sequence genome:
- the LOC137259949 gene encoding calpain-5-like — protein sequence MPSNFRGQSYSSLKKACLKRGELFEDPEFPANNKSLFFSKIDNDIVWMRPKELCKVPRLVVEGVSCDDLNQGSLGNSWFVNACTSLTQEPKMWQRVVVDHRSQEWDDKNDYAGIFRFQFWRFGDWVDVVVDDRLPTKDGKLIFCHSKSRNEFWSALLEKAYAKLYGDYESLNFGYVADALVDFTGGVSEKLETSTLFLDKPENVQELFSKLSDASENKALINAKVECAQNAVGQETADGLVMGQGYNVTAVKLVQVSRSLQGAVGSDKLMLVRLFNPWGDKEWTGPWADSKFYRYRSPEWRRVPKSEWEKMGVRFRQEGEFWMSFSDFIQNFSSIQICHFVNTSFFSIKKTWSESVMNSKWSHSGRNGGSNYFSPTFLSNPQYLFDITGMSDRIMVSLEQHDVGGGRQFLGQDLNVIGFHIMKVEENRKYRMHVPGEKMFTSDYVKSRSVYGTTVLKRGRYVIVPTTKEHGATGDFLLRLYTGSAAGGSGISGTSRALEKECPSSGCPCVAGYSMVTTITVESAEGLELPVKAKGKGSLDPMVCIRCEGEKVKSVPCTGTSSPTWGVKATFYRKKTHLPITVDVLNHNTLKNDLLGTATIPDIGSVTGEDKEYDLFVVVKKLNESVPGKIRVNIKSSYDLTEL from the exons ATGCCCTCAAACTTCAGGGGCCAAAGCTACTCCAGCCTCAAAAAGGCTTGTCTAAAGAGAGGAGAACTGTTTGAGGACCCGGAGTTCCCTGCCAACAACAAGTCCCTCTTCTTCAGCAAGATTGACAATGACATCGTATGGATGAGGCCAAAG GAGCTGTGTAAAGTTCCACGGCTGGTGGTGGAGGGTGTCAGCTGTGATGACCTCAACCAGGGAAGTCTCGGCAACTCCTGGTTCGTCAACGCGTGTACCAGCCTCACGCAGGAACCAAAGATGTGGCAGAGG GTAGTGGTGGATCATCGGTCACAGGAGTGGGATGACAAGAACGACTATGCCGGCATCTTCCGCTTCCAGTTCTGGAGGTTCGGTGACTGGGTGGACGTTGTCGTGGACGACCGACTCCCCACCAAGGACGGAAAACTCATCTTCTGTCACTCGAAATCCAGGAACGAGTTCTGGTCCGCGCTTCTGGAGAAGGCCTACGCCAA GTTGTACGGGGACTACGAGTCGCTGAATTTTGGATACGTGGCGGATGCTCTGGTGGACTTCACCGGTGGTGTGTCGGAGAAGTTGGAGACGTCCACGTTGTTCCTGGACAAGCCAGAGAACGTGCAGGAGCTGTTCAGCAAACTGAGCGACGCCTCGGAGAACAAGGCACTAATCAACGCTAAAGTAGAG TGTGCCCAGAATGCAGTGGGTCAGGAGACAGCCGACGGTCTTGTCATGGGGCAAGGCTACAACGTAACGGCCGTGAAGCTCGTACAGGTCAGTCGAAGTCTCCAGGGAGCCGTGGGGTCCGACAAACTGATGCTGGTGCGTCTGTTCAACCCGTGGGGGGACAAGGAGTGGACGGGACCGTGGGCCGACTC aaaGTTCTATAGATATCG CTCGCCCGAGTGGAGACGAGTCCCGAAGTCCGAGTGGGAGAAGATGGGAGTGAGGTTCCGCCAGGAGGGAGAGTTCTG GATGTCCTTCAGCGACTTCATCCAGAACTTCTCCAGCATTCAGATCTGCCACTTCGTGAACACCTCCTTCTTCTCCATCAAAAAGACATGGAGTGAATCTGTCATGAACAGCAAGTGGTCACACTCGGGCAGGAACGGCGGCAGCAACTACTTctccccgacattcctcagcAACCCACAG TATTTGTTCGACATCACTGGAATGTCAGATCGGATCATGGTGTCTCTGGAACAACACGATGTGGGCGGTGGCAGGCAGTTCCTAGGACAGGACCTCAATGTCATTGGCTTCCACATCATGAAG GTCGAGGAAAACCGGAAGTACCGCATGCACGTGCCTGGAGAGAAGATGTTCACGTCGGATTACGTGAAATCTCGCAGTGTGTACGGGACCACAGTGCTGAAGCGTGGACGATACGTCATAGTCCCGACTACCAAAGAACATGGCGCGACAGGGGACTTTCTGCTGAGGCTGTATACAGGGTCGGCCGCTGGGGGAAG CGGAATCAGTGGCACTAGCAG GGCCTTGGAGAAGGAGTGTCCGTCCAGTGGTTGTCCGTGTGTGGCCGGTTACAGCATGGTCACCACAATCACCGTTGAGTCTGCGGAAGGTCTGGAACTTCCTGTGAAGGCTAAAGGCAAGGGAT ctcTGGATCCCATGGTCTGCATCAGGTGTGAGGGGGAGAAGGTCAAGTCTGTACCGTGTACAGGAACAAGCAGCCCCACGTGGGGCGTCAAGGCCACGTTCTACAGGAAGAAGACTCATCTGCCCATCACAGTGGAC GTGCTCAATCACAACACGCTGAAGAACGACCTACTGGGCACAGCGACCATCCCCGACATTGGCAGCGTGACAGGCGAGGACAAAGAATACGACCTCTTCGTAGTCGTGAAGAAGCTGAACGAGAGCGTCCCTGGCAAAATCCGTGTGAACATTAAATCCTCCTACGATCTTACCGAGTTGTAA